ATCATGGAGGGCCAATAATACCTGGCCCTGATAAGCTTCCTGGCTAAAGCCTTCCCCCCGATGTGGTGACCACAACATCCTTCGTGGACTTCCCGGAGAACATACTCCGTTTGATCGGGGAGTAGGCATTTCAGCAATGGCTGGCTAAGCCCCTTTTTAAACAACTGGCCCTGTATGATTGCATACTTGGCCACTTCCCGCCTTGTTGCTTTGGCTGTCTTCTCGTCGTTGGGGAGCCTGGCCTTTTCCAAGAAGTCGATGATCGGGTTCATCCAACAAGGCTCTGACTGGGTTAGCTGCAGCACCACTGCTGGTTCTTTCATCAAACCTTGAATGAAGAATCGGTTGCCAGTCCCTGGCTTTGTGCTTGCTAGCTTGGacaggaggtctgcccgtgtgtttcTTTCTCTCGTAATGTGTTGGATCGTGACCTCCTCAAACTGCTTGCTCAATTCTTTGACTTTCTCCAGGTACTTCTGTAACAGAGAGTCTCTGGCTTGGTAGGTCCAATTGGTCTGAGACATAACAACCTGCGAGTCACTACACACTTCTAGTCTTGTTGCTCCGACTTCCCTTGCTAGAGCTAGGCCGCCCAGCagggcctcatattctgcttggttgtttgacaCCGTGAAGTCGAATTTGACTGACTGCTCGTATATAACTCCGGCTGGGATCTCCAGGATGATTCCTACTCCTCCGAACATTTGGTTGGATGCTCCGTCAACGTGGAGCTTCCACCATGTGTTTGACGCCCCGTCTGGGTCTCCTGTTACTTCTACCAGGAAATCAGCCATGACTTGGGCCTTGATCGCGTGCCTGGGTTCATACTGTAAGTCATACTGGGAGAGTTCGATAGCCCAAGTCATCATTCTACCCGCCAAGTCGGGTTTCTGGAGTACTTGCCGGATTGCCTGATCCATCCTGACGATTACTTGGTGTCCTTGAAAGTACTGCCGCAGCCTGCGCGACGATGTCAAGAGCGCATACGCCATTTTCTCCAGCTTGCTATACCTTAGCTCTGCTCCTTGTAGTGCTTTACTCACAAAATATATTGGTTGTTGagtcttcccctcttctcacaccgAGACCGCCACCAAGGCCTCGTCGGTTACTGCCAAGTACAAGTAGAGCGTTTCTCCCTTCTTAGGTCTTGTGAGGACGGGTGGTGCCGAGACAATTTGTTTGAATTGCTTGAAAGCTTCTTCACATGCCGGGGTCCACTCGAACGCGATTCCCTTCTTCATTAGGTTAAAGAAAGGTAGAGCTTTGGCTGCCGATGCGCCGAGGAAACGAGATAGTGCTGTGATTCTGCCTGCCAGCCTTTGGACATCTTTCACGCTCCCTGGGCTCTTCATCTGAATGATTGCATCGCACTTTTCTGGGTTGGCCTCCACCCCTCGTTGGGTTATCATAAACCCCAAGAACTTACCGGCTTCGACGGTGAAGGCGCACTTTAGCGGATTGAGCCTCATTCCGTGCTGACAAAGAGACGCGAAGACGCTTTCCAGGTCACTTAAAAGGGCTTCGAGCCTGGCAGTCTTGACCAAGATATCGTCTACGTATACCTCTACCGTCTTGCCGATGAGGTCCCTAAagaccttgttcatcagcctttggtatgtggcccccGCATTCTTCAGTCCGAACGGCATAACCTTGTAGCAATATGTCCCTCCCGGCGTTATGAATGCCGTTTTTTCTTCATCTGGcgggtgcatcggtatctgattatacccagaataggcatccatgaagctcagatatcGGTAACCCGACGCCGCGTCGACAAGAGCATCGATGTTCGGTAGGGGGAAGGAATCTTTGGAACATGCTTTGTTAAGGTCGGATAAtccacgcacattctccatttccTGCTAGGCTTTTTAACCAGGACCACGTTTGTGAGCCAGGTCGAGTAATCGAGTTCACGTATAAAGCCCGCTTCCAGTAGGCTGGCCGTCTGTTTGGCCACCTCTTCCGCCATTTCTCGGGACATTTTTCTCCTCCTTTGGGCCACTGGCTTTGCCTCCGGTCTCACGGCCAGCTGGTGTGACATGAACTGGGGGTCTATACCTGGCATGTCGGCCAGAGTCCAGGCAAACAAGTCGTCGTTGGCTCTGATCATCTCTATGAGGGGTTCTTTCAGGGCATGGGGCAGATTCCTGTTTACAAAGGTAAACTTCTCCTCTGAATCACCAACCCTGAACCTTTCAAGGTCTCCCTCTGGTTCCGGTCTGGATTTGTCATCGACCCTGGCGTCTAGGTCGGCAAGAAAGACCCCGGATGCTTCTTTAGATTTCTTTCTCAGGGAGAGGCTGGCATTGTCGCATGCGACTGCCGTCTCTAGATCTCCCCTGATGGTCCCAACTGATCCATCATCAGCTACAAACTTCATTAGCAATAACTTGGTGGAGATCGCCTCCCCAAATTCGTTGATGGTATTCCTCTCCAAGATGAGGTTGTAGGCCATCGAGTCTCTTAAGACCACGAACTCCGCCATTAGCGACCTATTCCCCCTACCTCCGCCTATGGAGGCCGGGAGGGAAATTACGCCGTCTGACTTGATGAAGTTATCACTTAGGCCTACCATGCCGTGCTGGTGACCCCTGAGGTCGGCGTCTCGTAGGCCCAGGGCATCAAAAACATTGCAAAACATGATATTGGAATCAGCTCCTGTGTCCACCAAGATCCGCTTTACTAGGCCGGTGCCCACCCTGGCCGTGATCACCATCGGCGGACTCTCCGTAACCTCATCGAACCATTGATCCTCGGGGCCGAAAGATATCGAGGGCAACCTGCGAGAGGTCGGTGCGGTGCCAGAGGACATAGCTAGAACCTTGGCGTCCTTTTTACTAGCCGACTTCGACCTGGGAGGGACATCCCTTCCAATCACCACATTCACCACGGTGAGGGCATGTTCCGCGTCCTCCTCGGGCTCCCGTCTCTGCTTTACAGTGTGACTTTTGTCCTCGGTTGACCGGTCCCTCCTCCTGGGTTCCCTTATTAGGTGGGCGAACTCGGCCAGCTTTCCTTCTCGGATGGGCTGCTCCAGGGCGTCCTtcaggtcgaagcagtcttgggtcttgtggcTATATCCCTTGTGATAATCACAGTAAAAGTTCTTGTTTTCTTCTGTCCTGTCCCTGAGTTgtcggggcttcgacaagatGCCCTTGTCGGCAATTTGCTGATAAACCTCAA
The DNA window shown above is from Arachis ipaensis cultivar K30076 chromosome B08, Araip1.1, whole genome shotgun sequence and carries:
- the LOC110265278 gene encoding uncharacterized protein LOC110265278: MAYALLTSSRRLRQYFQGHQVIVRMDQAIRQVLQKPDLAGRMMTWAIELSQYDLQYEPRHAIKAQVMADFLVEVTGDPDGASNTWWKLHVDGASNQMFGGVGIILEIPAGVIYEQSVKFDFTVSNNQAEYEALLGGLALAREVGATRLEVCSDSQVVMSQTNWTYQARDSLLQKYLEKVKELSKQFEEVTIQHITRERNTRADLLSKLASTKPGTGNRFFIQGLMKEPAVVLQLTQSEPCWMNPIIDFLEKARLPNDEKTAKATRREVAKYAIIQGQLFKKGLSQPLLKCLLPDQTEYVLREVHEGCCGHHIGGKALARKLIRARYYWPSMMADSKEFVRRCKRCQKNSNFHKAPATELSLLTASRPFSKWGVDLLGPFPIGPGQVKYLIVAIDYYTKWVEAEPFASISLANCQKFMWRNVIARFGIPEVVISDNGTQFADKRFGKFLAGLGIKQKFSSVEHPQTNGQSTTGEIPFRLTYGVDAIIPVEIGEPSPRLLLGGIEEAVEKDLVDEAREMAHLSETALKQRMALRYNAKVLKKEFERDDLVLRRNDIEAPTPREGKLTAN